In the genome of Candidatus Dormiibacterota bacterium, one region contains:
- a CDS encoding insulinase family protein, with the protein MISYLRPSALLCAALFVCSPFAARAAGTTTLDRSGGVTFIRQQDAASSLVGVDVVVRAGLDRQTLRQNGLAALVAQTILRTPVAGSKTSLLDAIAAQGGSIHFSVDPTDVRFYVAALPSSGDAVLSMFARALAAPAFDPVTVRTARADLFARIAHKQSAALAVGLDMLHRAGSDAANAALPSLGTSASLAQLVPDDVRAFYGKYYRRGDAYVSAVGRIDALGPQTLAQVGDALAPGSTTAIAVHIAPLHGTSRQLVAHRDIQAPWLIAQYAAPDAKSKDFGPMLVL; encoded by the coding sequence GTGATCTCGTACCTTCGTCCGAGCGCTCTGCTCTGCGCGGCCCTCTTCGTCTGCTCGCCGTTCGCGGCTCGGGCGGCCGGTACCACGACGCTCGACCGCAGCGGAGGCGTGACGTTTATCCGGCAGCAGGATGCCGCATCGTCGTTGGTCGGCGTGGACGTGGTCGTTCGGGCCGGGCTCGACCGTCAGACGCTGCGCCAGAACGGCTTGGCGGCACTGGTCGCGCAAACGATTCTGCGAACGCCCGTTGCCGGCTCGAAGACGTCGCTGCTGGACGCGATCGCGGCGCAGGGCGGTTCGATCCATTTCTCCGTCGATCCGACGGACGTGCGTTTCTACGTCGCGGCATTGCCGTCTTCGGGAGACGCCGTGCTCTCGATGTTTGCGCGTGCGCTTGCGGCTCCGGCGTTCGACCCCGTGACCGTGCGGACGGCGCGAGCCGACCTCTTCGCCAGAATCGCGCACAAGCAGAGCGCAGCTTTGGCAGTCGGTTTAGATATGCTGCACCGTGCCGGCTCGGACGCGGCTAACGCCGCCTTGCCGAGCCTGGGCACGAGCGCGTCGCTGGCGCAACTGGTGCCTGACGACGTGCGGGCTTTCTACGGCAAGTATTATCGCCGAGGCGATGCGTACGTGAGCGCCGTCGGACGAATCGATGCCTTAGGGCCCCAGACCCTCGCACAAGTGGGGGACGCGCTTGCTCCCGGCTCGACCACCGCGATCGCCGTGCATATCGCGCCGCTGCACGGTACGTCGCGCCAACTCGTCGCGCATCGCGACATCCAAGCCCCATGGCTGATCGCTCAGTACGCCGCTCCGGATGCGAAGAGCAAGGATTTTGGGCCGATGCTCGTGCTC
- a CDS encoding insulinase family protein → MSLRMRLAALTLLGSLCASGLPAIAADGAIQQQGTLPHGGSYILYRDPTIASAAIDLWFRAPGAGYDNAKPGLARVAAIAAAAARLESGTSLAETIRTAGGTLAVNVYPDIVGVSVLVPATVARRVIASMTAAYFAPAIDDASVKTAVRDTAVLSVQQHYSAVQSLHNALFAQIFSGGPAHIAPIPGTLTQVSGITEADVKAFAKRAFVSSNATLTIVGDVAPSSIEAVTAGTPGPSSEPIDSPLAKPLPEPTSLPGSVGGIGLAWVGPPIRDEKAATAMDFISDYLFRYRTGILAKAIDASGDTYVTGQFITLHDPGVMLITVGGANAEIAKTQVIDALAKLEQPLDDATFAAARNAFLYHLAADTQTPTGQSDNLGWYAAEGNAAYAPGDTSGAYRAQARSLDPAYVASIVKQFLTHPVIVQLVPNAKESS, encoded by the coding sequence ATGAGCTTGCGGATGCGTCTCGCCGCGCTGACGCTCTTGGGGAGCCTCTGCGCGTCAGGCCTGCCGGCGATAGCCGCCGACGGGGCGATACAACAGCAGGGCACGCTGCCGCACGGCGGTTCGTACATCCTCTACCGCGATCCGACCATCGCTTCCGCCGCGATCGATCTGTGGTTTCGAGCGCCGGGTGCCGGATACGATAATGCGAAACCGGGGCTCGCGCGCGTGGCCGCAATCGCCGCGGCGGCGGCGCGCTTGGAGAGCGGTACATCGCTCGCGGAAACTATTCGTACCGCGGGCGGGACGCTCGCGGTCAACGTCTATCCCGATATCGTCGGCGTGAGCGTGCTCGTCCCAGCCACGGTTGCGCGGCGAGTCATCGCGTCGATGACGGCGGCGTACTTCGCTCCGGCGATCGACGATGCATCGGTCAAAACCGCGGTACGCGACACGGCGGTGCTCTCGGTGCAGCAGCATTATTCCGCCGTGCAGTCGCTCCATAATGCGCTGTTCGCGCAAATCTTTTCCGGCGGACCAGCGCACATCGCGCCGATTCCCGGAACGTTGACGCAGGTTTCCGGCATCACCGAAGCGGACGTGAAGGCGTTTGCAAAGCGCGCGTTTGTTTCGAGCAATGCAACGTTGACGATCGTGGGCGACGTCGCGCCCTCAAGCATCGAGGCCGTGACGGCTGGAACGCCCGGTCCGAGCTCGGAGCCGATCGATTCCCCGCTCGCCAAACCGCTACCGGAGCCGACCAGTCTCCCGGGTAGCGTCGGCGGCATCGGTCTAGCTTGGGTCGGTCCGCCGATTCGCGACGAAAAGGCCGCGACCGCGATGGATTTTATTTCGGATTATCTCTTTCGTTACCGTACCGGGATCCTCGCGAAGGCCATCGATGCCTCCGGCGATACATACGTGACCGGCCAGTTCATCACGCTGCACGACCCGGGCGTCATGCTCATCACCGTCGGCGGAGCGAACGCGGAGATCGCCAAAACACAAGTGATCGACGCGCTTGCGAAACTCGAGCAGCCGCTCGACGACGCAACGTTCGCGGCGGCGCGCAACGCCTTTCTCTACCATCTGGCCGCCGATACGCAGACGCCGACCGGGCAATCCGATAACCTTGGATGGTATGCCGCCGAAGGGAATGCGGCGTACGCTCCCGGCGATACCAGCGGTGCGTACCGCGCTCAAGCGCGTTCGCTCGATCCCGCCTACGTCGCTTCGATCGTCAAGCAGTTCCTCACGCATCCGGTGATCGTCCAACTCGTGCCGAACGCCAAGGAGTCTTCGTGA
- the ftsH gene encoding ATP-dependent zinc metalloprotease FtsH — MTKHIRSILLIVLAVIAVFIIVEKYVQPGEAATRLDYGAFYNKLEAGQVASFHATGLQASGGLTTPAGAKYTVSLPNTDQTFVNFVRQHVKNGAVSFDQQTNAGLLGNLMSLAPLLLMALFVFFILRQAQSGGSQAMSFGRSRAKMQSENRPKVTFADVAGVDEAKEELAEIVDFLKYPKKYQALGARIPKGVLLLGPPGTGKTLLARAIAGEAGVPFLSISGSDFVEMFVGVGASRVRDLFDQAKKSAPCIVFIDEIDAVGRQRGAGLGGGHDEREQTLNQLLVEMDGFDQNVGVILIAATNRADVLDPALLRPGRFDRQIVVGRADFKGREKILEVHARNKPLSKEVSLETLAKRTPGFSGADLENLLNEAALLAARRNKNLIEMIDCNEAIDRVMVGPERKSLVMSQKEKENTAYHESGHAILGGLLEKSDPVHKVTIIPRGMALGITWSLPEDDRHSRTKEELLADITMALGGRLAEEIKFGDVTTGASNDFEKATQLARAMVTQYGMSELGPIQYGRGSHQVFLGRDFGDERNYSEEIASKIDGEVRRIIESCFDKGRSMLTEHWAKVERMVASLMEYETVDADEVMAILNDKPFDHTPGSGAVAADAAPAAPPVAEEPRRTEPTRLPPTISPEPA; from the coding sequence GTGACCAAGCACATCCGATCGATTCTCCTCATTGTCCTGGCCGTCATCGCGGTGTTCATCATCGTCGAGAAGTACGTCCAGCCCGGTGAGGCGGCGACGCGTCTGGACTACGGCGCATTCTATAACAAACTCGAAGCGGGGCAGGTCGCCTCATTCCACGCGACCGGTCTCCAAGCGTCGGGCGGCCTCACCACGCCGGCCGGTGCGAAGTACACGGTCTCGCTTCCGAATACCGACCAAACGTTCGTCAACTTCGTTCGGCAACACGTCAAGAACGGCGCGGTCAGCTTCGATCAGCAGACCAACGCGGGGCTTCTGGGCAACTTGATGTCGCTCGCGCCGCTGCTGTTGATGGCGCTGTTCGTGTTCTTCATTTTGCGACAGGCGCAGAGCGGGGGAAGCCAGGCGATGTCGTTCGGCCGCTCCCGCGCGAAGATGCAGTCTGAGAATCGGCCGAAGGTGACGTTCGCGGATGTGGCCGGCGTCGACGAGGCCAAGGAAGAGCTGGCGGAGATCGTCGACTTCCTGAAATATCCCAAGAAGTATCAAGCGCTGGGCGCGCGCATTCCGAAGGGCGTGTTGCTGCTCGGCCCTCCGGGCACGGGTAAGACGCTGCTCGCTCGCGCAATCGCAGGCGAAGCGGGCGTACCGTTTCTTTCGATCTCCGGTTCCGACTTCGTTGAAATGTTCGTCGGCGTCGGCGCATCGCGCGTGCGAGATCTGTTCGATCAAGCCAAGAAGTCTGCGCCGTGCATCGTCTTCATCGATGAAATCGATGCCGTCGGCCGCCAGCGCGGCGCCGGCCTGGGCGGCGGACACGACGAACGCGAGCAGACGCTCAACCAATTACTCGTCGAGATGGATGGGTTCGATCAGAACGTCGGCGTGATTCTCATCGCCGCGACCAATCGAGCCGACGTGCTCGACCCGGCCCTGTTGCGTCCCGGCCGCTTCGATCGGCAGATCGTGGTCGGTCGCGCCGACTTCAAAGGTCGCGAGAAGATTCTCGAAGTGCACGCGCGCAACAAACCGCTCTCCAAAGAAGTCTCGCTGGAAACCCTGGCGAAGCGCACCCCCGGCTTCTCGGGCGCGGATCTTGAAAATCTGCTCAACGAGGCGGCACTGCTCGCCGCGCGCCGAAACAAGAACCTGATCGAGATGATCGATTGCAACGAAGCGATCGATCGCGTGATGGTCGGCCCCGAGCGCAAATCGCTCGTGATGTCGCAAAAAGAAAAAGAGAACACCGCGTACCACGAATCCGGCCACGCGATTCTCGGCGGCCTGCTCGAGAAATCCGATCCGGTGCATAAGGTGACGATCATCCCGCGCGGTATGGCGCTGGGCATCACTTGGTCGCTCCCCGAAGACGATCGCCACAGTCGCACCAAAGAAGAGTTGCTCGCCGATATCACGATGGCGCTCGGCGGACGTCTGGCCGAAGAAATTAAATTCGGCGACGTAACGACCGGCGCCAGCAACGATTTCGAAAAAGCGACCCAACTCGCGCGCGCCATGGTCACGCAGTACGGCATGAGCGAACTCGGCCCGATTCAGTACGGCCGTGGTTCGCATCAGGTCTTCCTCGGCCGCGATTTCGGCGACGAGCGCAACTACTCCGAAGAGATCGCGAGCAAAATCGATGGAGAGGTGCGCCGCATCATCGAGTCGTGTTTCGATAAGGGCCGTTCGATGCTCACCGAACATTGGGCCAAAGTGGAACGCATGGTCGCCTCGCTGATGGAGTACGAAACCGTCGACGCCGATGAAGTGATGGCGATTTTGAACGACAAGCCGTTCGATCATACGCCGGGAAGCGGCGCGGTTGCGGCGGATGCGGCGCCTGCGGCTCCCCCGGTCGCCGAGGAACCGCGTCGCACCGAGCCGACGCGCTTGCCTCCCACGATTTCGCCGGAACCTGCATGA
- the hpt gene encoding hypoxanthine phosphoribosyltransferase, with amino-acid sequence MSTTTTYDEAIERTLYTREEIAQAVGRLAAEIARDHARQPLLLLGVLKGALYAAVDLARAIARVPDGPSEIFVDYLCVSSYGNATRSSGEVRMLKDTSVPVAGQNVVIVEDIVDNGLTLQYLQALLRGRNPARLRSCVLFDKPYHRLVDVPIDYVGLRSPDEFVVGYGLDYQELFRNLPYLAQLRAQVFSQEG; translated from the coding sequence ATGAGTACCACCACAACCTATGACGAAGCGATCGAGCGCACGCTCTATACGCGCGAGGAGATCGCGCAGGCCGTCGGCCGGCTGGCTGCCGAGATCGCCCGCGACCACGCGAGGCAACCGCTACTGCTGCTGGGCGTGTTAAAGGGAGCACTCTACGCTGCCGTGGACCTGGCCCGAGCGATCGCCCGCGTCCCCGACGGCCCGAGTGAAATCTTTGTGGACTATTTATGCGTATCGAGTTACGGCAACGCAACCCGCTCGAGCGGGGAGGTGCGAATGCTCAAGGACACCAGCGTGCCGGTAGCCGGGCAAAACGTCGTGATCGTCGAAGATATCGTCGATAACGGCCTCACGCTCCAGTACCTCCAGGCGTTACTCCGCGGGCGCAACCCCGCGCGTCTACGCAGTTGCGTCCTTTTCGATAAGCCCTATCATCGCCTCGTCGACGTCCCCATCGATTACGTGGGGCTTCGCTCCCCCGACGAGTTCGTCGTAGGTTACGGTTTGGATTACCAGGAACTCTTCCGGAATCTGCCTTACCTTGCGCAACTCCGCGCCCAAGTTTTTTCTCAGGAAGGTTAG
- the tilS gene encoding tRNA lysidine(34) synthetase TilS codes for MRGARPGATIERALQEGPAIHSGDRVLVACSGGPDSVALAAAVHAMSVPMDLHVALAYVHHATRESAWQDEAVVLRVAASLGVPVRIAALETGPGDEAALRDRRYAALGAVARELGSSVVATGHHAADQSESVLLALFRGTGPQGLAGMRPRRALEPGLDLARPFLRVAPERLLAYCVSSGLPYAVDPGNADALLRRNAIRSALAALRPLFAGLDEAVARAADLIGDEIDASGRSGLRRRVRTAVAEQEGLRDLDFVHVEEAVRAIERGGSGEFHMKRGIALRIEGGSISVIKKDA; via the coding sequence ATGCGCGGGGCGCGGCCGGGCGCTACGATCGAACGCGCGCTGCAGGAGGGCCCGGCGATCCATAGCGGCGACCGCGTGCTCGTTGCGTGCAGCGGCGGCCCCGATTCGGTCGCGCTGGCCGCGGCGGTGCACGCGATGTCCGTGCCGATGGATCTGCACGTGGCGCTCGCGTACGTGCACCATGCAACCCGGGAATCCGCCTGGCAGGACGAGGCGGTGGTGCTGCGCGTGGCGGCAAGCCTGGGCGTTCCGGTTCGTATTGCAGCGCTCGAAACCGGTCCCGGCGACGAAGCCGCGCTACGCGATCGGCGCTACGCCGCGCTGGGCGCCGTCGCCCGCGAGCTCGGCAGCTCGGTCGTCGCGACGGGGCACCATGCCGCCGACCAGAGCGAGAGCGTCCTGCTCGCCCTCTTCCGAGGAACCGGCCCGCAGGGCTTGGCCGGGATGCGCCCGCGCAGAGCACTCGAGCCGGGCCTGGACCTCGCGCGCCCGTTCCTGCGGGTCGCCCCCGAGCGGTTGCTCGCCTACTGTGTGAGCTCGGGCTTGCCGTATGCGGTCGATCCGGGGAATGCCGACGCGCTTCTTCGCCGCAACGCGATCCGGTCGGCGCTGGCCGCGCTGCGGCCCCTCTTCGCGGGGTTGGACGAAGCGGTGGCCCGAGCCGCCGATCTCATCGGCGACGAGATCGATGCTTCCGGGCGTTCCGGGTTGCGCCGCCGGGTGCGCACGGCCGTGGCGGAGCAGGAAGGCCTGCGCGACCTCGACTTCGTCCACGTGGAAGAGGCCGTTCGCGCAATCGAGCGCGGCGGCTCGGGGGAGTTCCATATGAAGCGCGGCATCGCGCTACGCATCGAAGGCGGGTCCATCTCCGTTATAAAGAAGGACGCATGA
- the smpB gene encoding SsrA-binding protein SmpB yields MKQQRQAAQDKSPHQRTPSIDNRRARHEYHILESLEAGLELTGTEVKSIRQGGVSITEAYARFRDGEAWLLSMHIPAYKQGSFSNVDPNRPRKLLLHREQIQELMSKVKVKGLTIVPLRMYFTRGVVKVEIGLARGKKVWDKREDIAKRDVEREIARHVR; encoded by the coding sequence ATGAAGCAGCAGCGTCAGGCTGCGCAAGATAAAAGCCCGCACCAACGCACGCCCTCGATCGATAACCGGCGCGCGCGGCACGAATATCATATTTTGGAATCGCTCGAAGCGGGCTTGGAACTCACGGGGACCGAGGTGAAATCGATCCGCCAGGGAGGCGTGAGCATCACCGAGGCGTACGCGCGTTTTCGCGACGGCGAGGCGTGGCTGTTGAGCATGCACATCCCGGCCTACAAGCAGGGCAGCTTTTCCAACGTCGATCCCAACCGCCCGCGTAAGTTGTTGCTGCACCGCGAGCAGATTCAAGAACTGATGTCCAAGGTCAAAGTGAAGGGCCTCACCATCGTCCCGCTGCGGATGTACTTTACGCGAGGCGTCGTCAAGGTCGAGATCGGTTTGGCGCGCGGCAAAAAAGTCTGGGACAAGCGCGAAGATATCGCCAAGCGCGACGTGGAGCGCGAGATCGCTCGCCATGTGCGCTAG
- a CDS encoding PaaI family thioesterase produces MSELVPIDDGNCFACGPENAIGLHLHFEPNPNGEGVRSRATLPEQFQGWRSIAHGGIAMSLLDEAMAHAAGFAGHRGMTASMNVRFRKPVPIGKPVEIFGRVAWERRNVLGLEARVLDEHGTLLVQADGHFVSMGPLDAADDRRNPAAAS; encoded by the coding sequence TTGAGCGAACTCGTTCCCATCGACGACGGCAATTGCTTCGCGTGCGGCCCGGAGAACGCGATCGGGTTGCACCTGCACTTCGAACCGAATCCAAACGGCGAGGGCGTTCGCTCGCGCGCGACGTTACCGGAGCAGTTCCAAGGCTGGCGCTCGATCGCGCACGGCGGCATCGCGATGTCGCTCTTGGATGAAGCGATGGCGCATGCGGCCGGATTCGCCGGCCACCGCGGCATGACGGCGAGTATGAACGTGCGCTTTCGTAAGCCCGTGCCGATCGGCAAACCCGTTGAAATTTTCGGGCGCGTTGCTTGGGAACGACGCAACGTCTTGGGCCTGGAAGCGCGCGTGCTCGACGAGCATGGGACGCTGCTGGTGCAAGCCGACGGCCACTTCGTCTCGATGGGTCCGCTCGATGCCGCCGACGATCGCCGCAATCCCGCCGCAGCGAGCTAA
- a CDS encoding metallophosphoesterase family protein yields MTRFAILSDIHGNLESLQRALALVDPDDSVLCLGDTVGYGPNPNECVRIIRERSANAVLGNHDLAALDNYGVEYFNDLAKAAISWTQGVLDEENRAWLNGLAYELRFPEFLLVHGAPVNYFEYILDKRSAAKAFDNTDAAITFIGHTHIAEYWEREPDGTINHKHMQHGGELILSPDNRYIIDVGSVGQPRDLNPQASFVFYESERKRVEWVRYDYPIDEVQHKMHEVHLPDYLALRLEAGR; encoded by the coding sequence ATGACCCGCTTCGCGATCCTTTCGGATATTCACGGCAATCTCGAATCGTTACAGCGGGCCCTCGCACTAGTCGACCCCGACGATTCCGTGCTGTGTTTGGGCGACACCGTGGGCTACGGCCCCAATCCGAACGAATGCGTGCGCATCATTCGCGAGCGCTCCGCGAACGCCGTGTTGGGTAACCACGATTTGGCCGCGCTCGATAACTACGGCGTCGAGTATTTCAACGATTTAGCGAAGGCCGCGATCTCCTGGACGCAGGGCGTTCTCGACGAAGAGAATCGTGCGTGGCTCAACGGCCTCGCGTATGAATTGCGCTTTCCCGAGTTTTTGCTCGTTCACGGCGCTCCGGTCAATTACTTCGAGTACATCCTCGACAAACGCTCCGCCGCTAAGGCGTTCGATAATACGGACGCGGCGATCACGTTCATCGGACACACCCATATCGCCGAGTATTGGGAGCGGGAGCCGGACGGCACCATCAATCACAAGCACATGCAGCACGGCGGGGAATTGATTCTCTCACCCGATAACCGGTACATCATCGATGTGGGTAGCGTCGGCCAGCCGCGCGACCTCAACCCGCAAGCTTCGTTCGTGTTCTACGAATCCGAGCGCAAGCGGGTGGAGTGGGTACGATACGATTATCCGATCGACGAAGTACAGCATAAAATGCACGAAGTGCATCTCCCGGATTATCTTGCCCTGCGATTGGAAGCCGGACGTTGA
- a CDS encoding aminotransferase class I/II-fold pyridoxal phosphate-dependent enzyme produces the protein MIRPAPAIEAIPPTTPFIGPEQLMRDSGLSELVRLGANESAFGPSPKAVEVMAAALPHLWWYGDPESYELREALAAKHDCSIEQIVVGSGIDDLMGLAVRAFVPPGGRALTTAGSYPTFNYHVTGYGGALSFAPYRDDGTVDLDALVEIARRERPQVLYLANPDNPSGSFAARARVQAFYEALPHDTLLFLDEAYGDFVDPGDILPAHLEDRLVRTRTFSKAYGMAGARIGYAISSERNVQTFQKIRLHYGVNRNAQVGALASLADPAFHASVVRETAVAREAYYALGTELGVPTLPSLTNFVLFDCGSVARANRVMAELLKRGVWIRKPAVAPLDRYVRVSAGTAPMRAAFAQALRDVLAQVPV, from the coding sequence GTGATTCGACCCGCACCCGCCATTGAGGCAATTCCCCCAACCACACCTTTTATCGGCCCCGAGCAGTTGATGCGCGATTCGGGCTTGAGCGAGCTCGTGCGTTTAGGCGCCAACGAGAGCGCCTTCGGCCCTTCTCCTAAGGCGGTCGAGGTGATGGCGGCTGCCCTGCCGCACCTGTGGTGGTACGGCGATCCCGAATCGTATGAATTGCGCGAGGCGCTCGCGGCAAAACACGACTGTTCGATCGAACAGATCGTCGTCGGCTCGGGTATCGATGATCTCATGGGGCTAGCGGTGCGGGCGTTCGTGCCGCCCGGTGGCCGTGCCCTTACGACCGCCGGTAGCTATCCGACGTTCAACTACCACGTTACGGGCTACGGCGGAGCGTTGAGCTTCGCTCCGTACCGCGACGACGGCACGGTCGATCTGGACGCGCTCGTTGAGATCGCGCGGCGCGAGCGGCCGCAGGTGCTCTATCTTGCGAATCCCGATAACCCGAGCGGCTCGTTTGCGGCCCGAGCGCGCGTGCAAGCGTTCTACGAAGCGCTACCGCACGATACGCTCCTCTTTCTGGATGAAGCCTACGGCGATTTCGTCGATCCCGGCGACATACTGCCGGCGCATCTCGAAGACCGGCTCGTGCGCACGCGCACGTTTTCGAAGGCGTACGGCATGGCGGGCGCGCGGATCGGTTACGCGATCTCGAGCGAGCGCAACGTGCAAACATTCCAAAAAATCCGCTTGCACTACGGCGTGAATCGCAACGCCCAGGTGGGAGCGCTGGCCTCGCTCGCCGACCCCGCCTTTCATGCAAGCGTCGTGCGGGAGACCGCGGTCGCTCGCGAAGCGTATTACGCGCTTGGAACGGAGCTGGGCGTCCCGACGCTGCCCTCGCTCACGAACTTCGTACTCTTCGATTGCGGATCGGTCGCGCGCGCGAACCGGGTGATGGCCGAACTGCTCAAGCGCGGCGTATGGATTCGCAAACCGGCCGTCGCTCCGCTCGATCGCTACGTGCGGGTGAGCGCGGGAACCGCCCCGATGCGCGCGGCTTTCGCGCAGGCGCTCCGCGACGTGTTGGCGCAGGTGCCGGTATGA
- the glp gene encoding gephyrin-like molybdotransferase Glp: MKKRAFTQSPTALLPGAGFETAKLLSPNEAIAAYFERVPIGPLGVERVPLAMAFGRILAERLDADADYPNAARSSMDGFALEAGATPGAFALAGEIRMGSAWGTRLAAGSALRIPTGGVLPEGADAVVPIEDARVEGGRVWVDAPVPSGDCISPQGGDMRRGEPVLPAGRRIGAPELGVLATLGVEDVPVLRRPMLAVISSGDELIEPGRAPAPGQIRDSNRYAIAGALQAMGAAVRHYPIVPDLPGALEAALREALTECDGAMLSGGSSVGERDLTPDALAALGDPGVVVHGLRVKPGKPTVLGAVGLKPIIGLPGNPTSALVILEAVVAPIVAALVGAPVLKNTVDARLDGPMRSVAGWTWYLPVSLEDELGDCVAHPLPLRSSAVSLTARAAGYVIMDERDEVFEAGDRVRVYRFF; the protein is encoded by the coding sequence ATGAAGAAGCGCGCCTTTACTCAATCGCCGACCGCACTCCTACCCGGAGCCGGATTCGAGACCGCAAAACTGCTCTCGCCCAATGAGGCGATTGCGGCCTATTTCGAGCGCGTGCCCATCGGGCCGCTCGGGGTGGAGCGCGTGCCGCTAGCGATGGCCTTCGGACGCATCCTGGCGGAGCGCTTGGATGCAGACGCCGATTACCCCAATGCGGCGCGCTCGTCGATGGATGGATTCGCGCTCGAAGCCGGCGCTACGCCGGGAGCGTTCGCGCTGGCCGGGGAGATTCGCATGGGGAGTGCTTGGGGCACGCGGCTGGCGGCGGGTTCTGCCCTGCGGATCCCCACCGGCGGCGTGCTTCCCGAGGGTGCGGATGCGGTGGTGCCGATCGAAGATGCGCGCGTTGAGGGCGGCCGGGTCTGGGTCGATGCGCCGGTCCCGAGCGGCGACTGTATCAGCCCCCAGGGCGGCGACATGCGGCGCGGCGAGCCGGTGCTGCCGGCCGGCCGGCGAATCGGCGCGCCCGAGCTCGGCGTGCTGGCGACCCTTGGGGTGGAGGACGTACCGGTATTGCGCCGTCCGATGCTTGCGGTGATTTCGAGCGGGGATGAATTGATCGAGCCCGGCCGGGCTCCCGCGCCCGGGCAGATCCGCGATTCCAATCGTTACGCCATAGCGGGGGCGCTGCAAGCGATGGGCGCCGCCGTCCGCCATTATCCGATCGTCCCCGACCTCCCGGGAGCGCTCGAAGCCGCTTTGCGCGAGGCCCTTACGGAGTGCGACGGAGCGATGCTTTCCGGCGGTTCGTCGGTCGGCGAGCGCGATCTCACCCCGGATGCGCTGGCCGCGCTGGGTGACCCCGGCGTCGTGGTACACGGCCTGCGGGTGAAGCCGGGCAAGCCGACGGTACTCGGAGCGGTCGGCCTGAAACCGATTATCGGGCTCCCGGGCAACCCCACCTCCGCGCTGGTCATCCTCGAGGCGGTGGTGGCACCGATCGTCGCGGCGCTGGTCGGGGCTCCGGTGCTGAAAAACACCGTCGATGCCCGTCTGGACGGGCCGATGCGCAGCGTCGCCGGCTGGACCTGGTACCTTCCGGTCAGCCTCGAGGATGAGCTGGGCGACTGCGTGGCGCATCCCCTCCCCTTGCGCTCGTCCGCGGTCAGTCTTACGGCGCGGGCGGCAGGGTATGTCATCATGGACGAGCGCGATGAGGTCTTCGAGGCTGGCGACCGCGTTCGTGTCTACCGATTCTTTTAA